DNA from Mycolicibacterium alvei:
GGTGAGCTCGACGAAGACGTCATTGAGGCTGGCTTCGCGACTGTGGATCGTCTCGACGTGGTGATTACGCAGAATCGCATGGAATTCCGGATCCTCGGCCAGGCCGTCCATCCCGTACTCCGCGGTGGCGAGCCCGCCCGGAGTGCGGTACTGCAACCGCACACGGCGTTGACTACGGGCGATCTTGAGTTCGGCCGGGGTATCGAGCGCGACGATGGCACCGTCGACGACGAAAGCCACCCGGTCGCACAACTCGTCGGCGGTGGACATGTCGTGTGTGGTGAGGAAGATCGTGCGACCCCGCGCCTTGAGGTCCAGGATGATGTCCTTGACCTTGCGGGCGGTGACAGGATCGAGCCCTGAGGTGGGCTCGTCGAGGAACAGCAGCTCCGGGTTGTTGATCAGCGACCGCGCGAACGTCAGTCGCATCTGCATTCCCTTGGAGTACTGGGCAACTCGAGTGTCGGCGGCGTCAGCCAGACCGACCGACTCCAGTAGCTCCATCGGGTCGGCCGTCGGGCCGTCGTACAGCGAACCGAAGAACCGGAGGTTCTCCAGTCCGGTGAGCTTGTGATAGTGGTTGGGCAGTTCGAAGGACACGCCCACGCGTTGGTAGTAGTCCGGCCCCCAGTCCACGGGGTCGCGGCCCCATACCGTGGCCTGGCCGCCGTGCCCGCGCAGCAGGCCGATGAGCAGCTTCTGAGTGGTGGATTTCCCGGCACCGCTGGGCCCGAGGAAACCGAAGATCTCTCCGGGCGCGACGCTGAAGTCCATGCCACGCACGGCCGGTTCGATCGTCTTGGGGTAGGTGAAAGTCAAACCCCGAACGTCGATGACATCGGCCGTTGTGCTCATCAGTGCCCTTCCGTGCAGACGAAAATCATTTCTCCGACCAGGCTTCCCGGAACACCGGCAACGACTATACTAAACTTTCAGAAATTATTGAAGGTTATTCCCGGCGAGAGGGATTCGCGGTGCCGAAGTCCGCAGCTTTACAACACGGAGCCGAGCAGTTGGCCCTGGTGCTCAGCAGTCACGGCATGCAGAAGATGACCGCGCGCGTGCTGGCCACCCTGCTGTTCAGCGATCAGCCCAGCGTCACGATGGCCGATCTGGCCGAGACCCTGCAGGCCAGCGCCGGATCGATCTCGGGCTCGCTCAAGATGCTCACGTCCGTCGGCCTCGCCGAGCGGGTCCCCGCCCCGACGAGCCGACGCGACCACTTCCGGTTACGTGACGACGCCTGGGCGGTTCTGTTCACCAGCCAGAACGAGACGATCGCGGCCATGCAGGCGGCCGCCGACACCGGCATCGCGGACACCGGCGGCAACGGCCCGGCCCACCACCGCCTGACCCAGATGCGCGACTTCTACGCGTTCCTGATGGCCGAGATCCCCACCCTGCTGGATCGCTGGCAGCAACAGAAGAGCCAGGGCAGCAGCCCGACCCGCCGGTAGACGGCGGATTCGCAAAGAAAGACCAAGCGCGAAAAAGGTCACTACCGAACCCCCTTGCCAAAGCCTCCGGCCAATTACTAGGATATGCAAGTATCTCGGGCGCTTCCGGGTCCTCACCACGCGCATATCTCTTGGATGGATGTCATGACCACACAAATTCAGCACTACATCGACGGCCGGCGCACCAACGCCGGATCGACCCGCACAGCCGACGTGCTCTACCCCAGCACCGGTGAGGTACAGGCGCAGGTAGTGCTGGCCTCGGCCGCCGATGTCGATGCCGCGGTCGCCTCGGCCGTCAAAGCCCAGAAGGAATGGGCCGCCTGGAACCCCCAGCGCCGCTCCCGCGTCCTGATGAAGTTCATCGAGCTGGTCAACGCCAATGCCGATGAGCTCGCCGAGTTGCTCTCCAAGGAGCACGGCAAGACCGTCCCCGACTCACTCGGCGACATCCAGCGCGGCATCGAGGTCATCGAGTTCGCCGTCGGCATCCCGCACCTGATGAAGGGCG
Protein-coding regions in this window:
- a CDS encoding ABC transporter ATP-binding protein — translated: MSTTADVIDVRGLTFTYPKTIEPAVRGMDFSVAPGEIFGFLGPSGAGKSTTQKLLIGLLRGHGGQATVWGRDPVDWGPDYYQRVGVSFELPNHYHKLTGLENLRFFGSLYDGPTADPMELLESVGLADAADTRVAQYSKGMQMRLTFARSLINNPELLFLDEPTSGLDPVTARKVKDIILDLKARGRTIFLTTHDMSTADELCDRVAFVVDGAIVALDTPAELKIARSQRRVRLQYRTPGGLATAEYGMDGLAEDPEFHAILRNHHVETIHSREASLNDVFVELTGRRLS
- a CDS encoding GbsR/MarR family transcriptional regulator, coding for MQKMTARVLATLLFSDQPSVTMADLAETLQASAGSISGSLKMLTSVGLAERVPAPTSRRDHFRLRDDAWAVLFTSQNETIAAMQAAADTGIADTGGNGPAHHRLTQMRDFYAFLMAEIPTLLDRWQQQKSQGSSPTRR